ATTACCTACCAAAATATTAAGCTCCTCACTTCCTGAACGTAAATTTTCACTTTTAACAATTTGCCTAAACACATTAGACGGATATACTAAACATTCATGAAATTCTCCCTCTGCTCCATAATACTGTTTTACATATTCGTAATCAGCCTTCAAGTAAGTAACAAAATGCCTAATTCGTTTTATCAGTTTTTTCTTCACATCACTATGTCTTTCTGGAAAGTAGAAATCACCTCCCCACATTACCCAATAACATTTCTCCAAAAACTCAGGTCTGAAATAAAGCAGTTTGTTTACCTCTTCCGACCAAAGACCATGCAAAATAATCTTATCTGCCTTCTGCAATTTTCTAAAAAGAAAAATTAATTTTTGTTCGTCATCTATCCACTTTACAGGATGTTCCTTGGAAAGACCATATTTATACTGAGGTTTTCCTAAAATAAAGAAATAATGCTGACGAACATTAAAATTATTACTCACAAAATCTATAAAAGGAGGAATGAATTTGTCTAAAATCATTATATGAAATATTTTTTTCATAATTGTACTTTCCTCTCTATCAGTTTTGCCTAAACATTATCACTAAAAAATCCTCCCCCAATCTTTT
This region of Desulfurobacterium pacificum genomic DNA includes:
- a CDS encoding TDP-N-acetylfucosamine:lipid II N-acetylfucosaminyltransferase, encoding MKKIFHIMILDKFIPPFIDFVSNNFNVRQHYFFILGKPQYKYGLSKEHPVKWIDDEQKLIFLFRKLQKADKIILHGLWSEEVNKLLYFRPEFLEKCYWVMWGGDFYFPERHSDVKKKLIKRIRHFVTYLKADYEYVKQYYGAEGEFHECLVYPSNVFRQIVKSENLRSGSEELNILVGNSATPENNHIWIFDKIKKLGTKKIFNVYVPLSYGDFRYANYVISEGTKLFGNRFYPLMDFIPYEEYLRFLFTIDIALFAHDRQQAMGNTIALLGMGKKVFMKRGTSQWRLFNELGIRIFDIKDLSDKHLKKECMSSNIEKVATYFSEENLKRQLKLLFE